ATCTGGAGACGGACAAGGCAAGAGCATCCCTTATCTTTTCAAGACACGCTTTTCGATTGGGGCATTCTGACGAGGCGACGAGCGCATCAAGGTTAGACCTCATCCTTTCCATGTTCGTCTCGGACATCAGCTCCACCATCTTGGACTGGATGATGTTCCGGAACCCATCCCCCTTTGCCTCGGATATCATACAATTGAGTTCCTTGATGTCCTTGTGCAGGGCCTCTAGCCTCTCGACGATCTCGTTCTGGTCCGTCGACATTTAAAGATAGTTATGGAAGCAAGAATATTAATAGAATTGTATTAAAACATAATATTTATCTATTTTACAAAAGCATGACATGCCCGGTGAACTCATGGTCGAGATGCCAAAGGAAGTAGTGGAGATGTTCAACAATCCTCAAGCGGTCAAGGTCCTTACGACCATTTCCGCTGATGGCACATTGCATTCTGTCAGGGTAGGGAGCCTGATCGCCCCTGCGCCGAACCTGATCGCCGTCGGAGCGATATTGATGAAGACCTCCTCCAAGAACATGGAGCATATGAAGCAGAAGAACCAGCAGGTCGCTCTCCTTGTCGGAGCTGAGATGAAGTCATATCTTGTCCAGGCGAAGATCAAGGAAGTGCACAAATCGGGCCCTCTGTTCGACAAGATGAATGAGAACCTTAAGGCCATAGGACTTCAGGCAAGCGCGGTCTGGACCTTCGAGCCGACCGGCGTGTGGAACCAGAGCGCCAACTACGAGGCTGGTAAGAAGATCGCGTAAGCTAAATCCATTTTCATTTTTTACCTATAATTTTGATCCACCTTATTGGAGCATCCCATCGGTTCAAGGTTCCAGTAGCTCGAATCCAGATCCTTTATCAAATCTCCTCACCGCCTCATTCTCGACGATCTCGGTGACCACCGCCTCGATGACCTTCCAGGTCCTGACCCCCGCACGTACGCATCCGGTCACGGTCGTGTCTCCTCTACCAGAGGCTATATGCATATGTAGCACTGGTCGCCCATTCTCGTCTGGGAATATGGTGCCAACGCCAGCTATCTCCCTCGGCTCATTTAGCGAGATCCTCATGGGAACGACGGGCGAGGCATCTCCATCAACAGGCCCCACCACCAAGGCGCTGCCCTCATCGAGAGCTCCAAGGGCAAGGACGCTCGCCCTCATGATGTTATTGTCTTTCGCGAACCTTTCCAACATCTCATGAAGCACCTCGCCATGTTCAAGCCTGACGACAAAGACCCGTCCCGACCTCGCCTCTGAACTTTTCATAACATCACGCCTTTATAATTCAGTGAAATATGAAACGCTCGCTCAATAACCAATTTATCGTACCTGGACACATAACCCCCCAAGACCGGGGGATAAGGACTGCAGAGCACCATCGAGGAAAGGCTCGTCGCCTATGCGACCGAGAACGGATTGTTCAAGGGAAGGTTGGAGGATGAGAAATCTCTGTTCCATCTCTACGTGGAGTACCCTGAAGGGTCTGGAAATATAATGGACATAGTTGGCCCTAAGGGCCGGCCCGATACGGCGCTCATTATCGCCAGGGTCTCGATCGATCAAGTGCATCGGACCTCCTACGCCTCGCTCACGTCGACGAAGAGGTCAGAACTGGTATCAGAGATGATGAGGACCTTGATCTTTCAGCCCGTGGGTTTCATGGTATTACCTAACCTAGAGGCCCCAGAGAGCTTTCAGTTCGTTAGGGATATCTATGAGGACGGTCTGACCAAGACATCGTTCATGGAAGCACTTGGGCAGGTACACAGATGCGTCACCTATGTGGTCTGGAAATTCAACAATGCATTCTCTGAGGGAAGGCCCTCTGAACCTCCTGGAACCATGTATGGATGAACCTTGGATAGCTTGCCAAATCTTTTATATGGACTGAATAATCGCAGCAGAGATGCAGGCCAAAGAGACCATCCAGCGGCTCAAGGCAGAGAAGAGGGCGATCATACTTGCCCACAATTATCAACCACCAGAGATTCAGGACATCGCTGATTTCGTCGGGGACTCTCTTGGACTTTCAATGAAGGCGGCGTCGACCGATGCAGAAGTGATCGTCTTCTGCGGTGTGGACTTCATGGCTGAGAGCGCCAAGGTGCTCAACCCCTCGAAGGTGGTGTTACTTCCAGAACCCGAGGCGAGATGTCCGATGGCCGCAATGTGCGATGCAGAGACCCTTCGCATGGTCAAGGAGAAGTACCCTGCAGCGGCCGTGGTCGCCTATGTCAACACATCGGCCGCCGTGAAGACGGAGGCCGACATCTGCTGCACCTCGTCCAACGCTGTAAAGGTCGTCGGTTCGTTGGCGAACAAGGAGGTGATCTTCGTTCCCGATTGCAATCTCGGGAAGTATGTCCAGAGGTTCTTCCCCGAAAAGGACATATTGATATGGCCAGGTTTCTGTGCCACCCATGACGGGATCGCCGCCCAAGACATCTTGGAAATGAGGAAAAGGCATCCTGATGCGGTGGTATTGGTACATCCTGAGTGCAGACCTGAGGTCATAGATATCGCCGACAAGATCGCCTCTACCGAAGGGATGCTCAGGTTCGCAAAAGCATCGTCCGAGCATGAGTTCATCATAGTCACGGAGAGGGATATGACGTACCGGCTCTCAAAGGAAAATCCAGAGAAGCGCTTCTATTCCATTCCAACGGCCATATGCCCAACCATGAAGATGATCACACTTGAGAAGGTAATAAGGAGCCTCGAGACCCTAGAGCCTAGGATGGAGCTTTCTGAGGACGTGATGGCAAAGGCAAGGCGCCCTCTTGAAAAAATGATGGAGATAGGGCGTGGGGACTGACTCAGTCCTCGCCCTTTGAAGGCGGCGACGGCTCCGCGCCCTTTGACGCTATTACATCATCGATCCTGATTATCATCGTCGCTGCATCGGCCGCGGAGCTTATGACCTGCCTTCCTACCCTTATCGGCTCCAGGACATACTTCTTCCGCATGTCCTCGACCTTTCCATCGAAGACGTTCACGCCCGCATCCACCATCCCGTTTGCATGCGCTTGCCTCAACTGGATCAATATGTCGACCTTATCGAGCCCCGCATTCTCTGCCAATGTCGCTGGTATCGATTCCAAGGATGCGGCGAAGGCATTGATAACCAGCTGCTCCCTCCCACTGACCTTTGAGGCGTACTCTTTCAGCCTCATCGATATCTCCATGGCGGCCGCACCGGCACCGGTGATCATCTTTCCGTCCTCTGTAGCCACCCTCACGACGTTCAGGGCATCGTCAAGGGAACGCTCGGTCTCCGACACCACATGCTCGGTCCCGCCCCTGATCAATATGGTCACAGACCTGGGGTTCCTACATCCAGTGATGAATGTCATCTCATCCCCTTCGAGCTTCTTGGCCTCGACGAGAGAAGCATGCCCTAGGTCAGCAGGCTCGATGTGCCGTGGATCACCTACAAGATTGGCCCCGCATGCCCTAGATAACTTCTCCATGTCGGATTCCTTGACCTTCTGAAGAGCGAAGACCCCTGCCTTTGACAATACATGTTTTGCCTCATCGCCGATCCCCTTCTGGCAGATGACCACGTTCGCCCCGGCCTTCAATATTGCATTTACAAGCTCTCTCTGCTCCCTTTCCTCCTCCTCTAAGAAAGCGTGCATCTGGGATGGGTCGGTGATCTCGATCTTCGCCTCGACCTCCGTCTTTTTAACCTCTAGGGCGGTCGTTATCAGGGCGATTGAGGCATTCTCGACCCTCTTGGGCATGATCACATGCTCTGGGCCTTTGTCCACCACCATGCCTTTTATGAGCATGGTGTCCTCGACGGACCCGCCCTGTTTCTTCACGATATTTATATTATCAAGGTCCACCACGGTCCTTCCATCCCTTCTTTCGGTCACTGCTTTGACCGCATCC
This genomic window from Methanomassiliicoccales archaeon contains:
- a CDS encoding TCP-1/cpn60 chaperonin family protein → MGTNTGPILILKEGTRREKGKDAQYNNIMVARTIADTLKTTLGPRGMDKMLVTPIGDVTITNDGVTILKDIEVQHPVAKMLVEVAKTLDQECGDGTTTAVLLTGELLKKAQELIDADVHPTVIARGFSMASSKALEVLEDIARPIDPDDRKELLDIARTSMMSKAIVGVRDHLATIAVDAVKAVTERRDGRTVVDLDNINIVKKQGGSVEDTMLIKGMVVDKGPEHVIMPKRVENASIALITTALEVKKTEVEAKIEITDPSQMHAFLEEEEREQRELVNAILKAGANVVICQKGIGDEAKHVLSKAGVFALQKVKESDMEKLSRACGANLVGDPRHIEPADLGHASLVEAKKLEGDEMTFITGCRNPRSVTILIRGGTEHVVSETERSLDDALNVVRVATEDGKMITGAGAAAMEISMRLKEYASKVSGREQLVINAFAASLESIPATLAENAGLDKVDILIQLRQAHANGMVDAGVNVFDGKVEDMRKKYVLEPIRVGRQVISSAADAATMIIRIDDVIASKGAEPSPPSKGED
- a CDS encoding pyridoxamine 5'-phosphate oxidase family protein encodes the protein MPKEVVEMFNNPQAVKVLTTISADGTLHSVRVGSLIAPAPNLIAVGAILMKTSSKNMEHMKQKNQQVALLVGAEMKSYLVQAKIKEVHKSGPLFDKMNENLKAIGLQASAVWTFEPTGVWNQSANYEAGKKIA
- the nadA gene encoding quinolinate synthase NadA — encoded protein: MQAKETIQRLKAEKRAIILAHNYQPPEIQDIADFVGDSLGLSMKAASTDAEVIVFCGVDFMAESAKVLNPSKVVLLPEPEARCPMAAMCDAETLRMVKEKYPAAAVVAYVNTSAAVKTEADICCTSSNAVKVVGSLANKEVIFVPDCNLGKYVQRFFPEKDILIWPGFCATHDGIAAQDILEMRKRHPDAVVLVHPECRPEVIDIADKIASTEGMLRFAKASSEHEFIIVTERDMTYRLSKENPEKRFYSIPTAICPTMKMITLEKVIRSLETLEPRMELSEDVMAKARRPLEKMMEIGRGD
- a CDS encoding DUF2299 family protein translates to MEDEKSLFHLYVEYPEGSGNIMDIVGPKGRPDTALIIARVSIDQVHRTSYASLTSTKRSELVSEMMRTLIFQPVGFMVLPNLEAPESFQFVRDIYEDGLTKTSFMEALGQVHRCVTYVVWKFNNAFSEGRPSEPPGTMYG
- a CDS encoding DNA-binding protein — its product is MKSSEARSGRVFVVRLEHGEVLHEMLERFAKDNNIMRASVLALGALDEGSALVVGPVDGDASPVVPMRISLNEPREIAGVGTIFPDENGRPVLHMHIASGRGDTTVTGCVRAGVRTWKVIEAVVTEIVENEAVRRFDKGSGFELLEP